From Candidatus Dadabacteria bacterium, one genomic window encodes:
- a CDS encoding IS1595 family transposase produces MINFYQFQEMFPDDDACLHQIMVSRYGGTRLECPKCKRDSKFHKMKKQPNYVCQFCGHHLYPCAGTPFERSRTPLHKWFYAMYLFSASRHGISAKELQRQLGVTYKTAWRMAHEIRKYMAQVDDENPLDGEVEADETYIGGKRPGKRGRGADGKAVVFGMMERGGELMAKVVPNVRKRTLQPIIYENILPGSTVHTDELRSYMGLARAGYEHRTVNHGAGEYVKDGSHVNSLEGFWSRLKLSIQGTHVHVSPKHLWKYVKEFEYRYNRRKDPASIFSDLVENL; encoded by the coding sequence ATGATTAATTTTTACCAGTTTCAAGAAATGTTTCCTGATGATGACGCTTGCCTTCACCAGATCATGGTTTCCCGCTATGGCGGAACTCGGCTTGAATGCCCGAAGTGTAAACGAGACAGCAAGTTCCACAAAATGAAGAAACAGCCTAACTATGTTTGCCAGTTCTGCGGGCACCATCTTTACCCGTGCGCCGGAACTCCGTTTGAGCGTTCCCGCACGCCACTTCATAAATGGTTTTACGCAATGTATCTGTTCTCCGCTTCCCGACACGGAATCTCCGCAAAGGAGCTTCAGAGACAGCTTGGAGTTACTTACAAGACGGCTTGGAGAATGGCGCATGAGATAAGAAAGTACATGGCCCAGGTGGATGATGAAAACCCGCTTGACGGAGAAGTAGAGGCCGATGAAACCTATATCGGCGGCAAGCGCCCCGGAAAGAGGGGTCGGGGAGCTGACGGAAAAGCCGTTGTATTCGGAATGATGGAGCGAGGCGGTGAACTTATGGCGAAGGTCGTTCCCAATGTCCGCAAACGCACTCTCCAGCCTATCATCTATGAGAACATCCTTCCGGGAAGCACTGTTCATACCGACGAACTCCGTTCTTACATGGGGCTTGCCCGTGCCGGATATGAGCATAGGACGGTTAACCACGGTGCTGGCGAATATGTCAAAGATGGTTCTCATGTTAACTCTCTTGAAGGTTTTTGGTCTCGTTTGAAGCTTTCGATTCAGGGGACGCATGTTCATGTTTCCCCGAAACACCTTTGGAAGTATGTAAAGGAGTTCGAGTATCGCTACAACCGGCGGAAGGATCCCGCTTCGATTTTCTCTGATCTGGTGGAGAACCTTTAG
- a CDS encoding site-2 protease family protein, which produces MITRSTAIPLVLFVLTAATTFLSGYMISGTYTGGILFSLSLVAILGAHEMGHYFYGRKYGVSITLPWFIPAPPFLSPIGTFGAFIRIKSQIRGRKELFDIGVAGPIAGVVVALPVLFIGLLFSDVVALDSERFSEMQTAMSLGNSLVFALFSKVAVGEVAQGYELLLHPVAFAGWIGLFVTVLNLMPAGQLDGGHIVYCVFPAEWHKTT; this is translated from the coding sequence ATGATCACGAGATCTACCGCCATTCCGCTGGTACTTTTTGTCCTTACAGCTGCTACCACTTTTCTCTCCGGCTACATGATAAGCGGAACTTATACCGGCGGGATTCTTTTCTCGCTTTCCCTGGTGGCTATCCTTGGAGCCCATGAGATGGGGCATTACTTTTACGGCAGGAAATACGGGGTTTCAATAACTCTTCCCTGGTTTATCCCCGCCCCTCCTTTTCTCTCCCCGATCGGGACGTTCGGAGCGTTTATACGGATAAAATCCCAGATACGCGGCCGGAAGGAGCTTTTTGACATCGGGGTTGCCGGTCCCATAGCCGGCGTGGTGGTAGCTCTTCCCGTCTTATTTATCGGGCTGCTTTTCTCAGATGTGGTCGCTTTGGATTCCGAGAGGTTTTCCGAGATGCAGACGGCCATGTCTCTTGGTAATTCCCTCGTATTCGCTCTTTTTTCTAAAGTGGCCGTTGGGGAAGTTGCCCAGGGATACGAGCTTTTGCTGCATCCAGTCGCGTTTGCAGGATGGATAGGTCTTTTTGTAACCGTCTTGAATCTCATGCCTGCGGGACAACTCGACGGAGGGCATATCGTATACTGCGTCTTCCCTGCAGAGTGGCATAAAACTACGTAA